Genomic window (Lampris incognitus isolate fLamInc1 chromosome 3, fLamInc1.hap2, whole genome shotgun sequence):
AGTCTTGTCCAGGTCGCTTTTGCTTTGACCTGCACTACTTCGCGAAGTGATCCAGCTTGCCGCATGCTTTAGTCTTTCCCTTTTGTTGGGGATTCTCCATCATGATGGTATTTTCCACCGCAATTCCGGCACTGGCTGTTGGGCTTGGCTCTCCCGGCGCGTAGGCTGGTAGCTGGTCGCCCCATCTGACGCACTGCGTTTACTGACGCAGCTACACTCTGTTCGATGCCTGCTGCTTGCTGCTCGGGCATTCCCGTGCTCTAGGAGTTCATCCAGGTTGCTTAGGCTCCCTGAGCGCTCGTCTACGTAGCCTCGTTGAAGAGCAGCTTTGAATCAGTTGCGCTTTAATCTCCTTGTCGACGTCGTTAAACTCACAATTCTTCGCTAGCATACGTCGTCTTGTACAGTATGTGTCTAAGTGTTCACCTGGCCGTTTAACTGCCTTTCTAAACATGTACACTTGACAGTGTTCGAACTACACCGTGGCCTTCGGGGAGCccactttttgtatttttttcaccGACGGGGGAGGGGGGCGCTTGTGCGTGCCTCAAAAAGAGAACTTACAACAGGGGTGGgcgatcttatccagaaagggccggtgtgggtgcaggtttctgttccaaccaagcagttacacacacacgtgtctcctaactcctaatcaagttcctcagcaaagactctacggGTTGATTGGATGTGACGTTTTGTGGGCGTTCCCATAAATGCCGACTGTATCTATCGTGTAGCTAGCGGCTAATATTAGCGTTAATTATAATTTGCTTTACGTGAACTGGTGCTGGAGCAAGACATATTAACACCACACTGTGCCAACGGATTGTCATGTCGCCAGGTATGTTATACTGTGCAGATGTATTCGTTGCATTTAAAGTTAATATTCTATGCTCCGTAAAGATGGGTACTGGTGACTAGTATCCTAGCCAGATGGGGATGTGTATGCGTACGTGTGATAGTAAAGAATGTATTgttaattggagaaaaaaaatctatacgATCATGCTGTATAGCCATTTTCTAGCGATCGGTGACGAGAGTGGGGATGGAGCAAGGTATTAACGATACTGTGCCAATGGACTGATCTTTTTGTCGCCAGACGCAATAACAACACGTGCATGAACCCATACAGCCTGACGAGTCATTTGCTGCTGCGCAACACGCAGACCAAAGACGAGGGGTTACAGTCGCATGAATCCATgcatgtcttcttcgtttttcgattagttttccctttcggcatgcgataaaaatgcagatgcttgtttttaccatctttacgatgtGTACAACCGGACAGCGCAACAAATGTGaggcgtttcgttttaaatcagttTCTCCGTGACgatctcttcgaaatgaatgTAGTgcttacaaacacaagactcgtggccccttttgcCTCGCAGTCTGCGCACGCGCATTTGGCGCATATAATTAAGGGAACACGTCTATTGTGCGAGGGTCAgtttaggaggctgcacatccacagactgacaggcagatcatttttattaggtagatttttttagcttaagtgctgcatattaaaaacttttcctcctctccatatttcctgttcaatcgacttgggtgctgttcaaaagtcttgtaatggcaggaaaaactggTTCAtctatccgtgtgtgtgtatgcgcgcgcaGGGGCGCGACGAGGTGGGGTGCAgaaggtgcaatgcacacaggcgccgcatcagcgggggcgccagaagtacagtgtacagtaaacagtttctggttataggcctatttgggtttttttttttaaagtttaatattgtaacgtgcaacccagccactgaggatgcacaagccagtgcatccttagtgccggtcccaagcccggacaaatggggagggttgcgtcaggaagggcatctggcgtaaaatctttgccaaatcaaatatgcggatcataaataagacttacataccggatcggtcgaggcccgggttaccaacgactgccaccggtactgttaaccagcagggtgtcgatggaaactatgctactgttgggcgaaggagaaggagaaggagagggggaaagcatgtccagaggcagctagagaggaggaagggtaggcatgtggaggtgagagttggaactttgaatgttggcactatgactggtaaagggagagagctggctgacatgatggaaagaagaaaggtaggcatactatgtgtgcaagagaccagatggaaggggagtaaggccaggagtattggaggtgggttcaaactcttctaccatggtgtgaatgggaggagtaatggggtaggggtaattctgaaggaagagtatgtcaagagcgggctggaggtgaagagagtgtcagacagagtgatgagtatgaagctggaaattgaaggtttattgctgaatgttatcagcacatatgccccgcaagttgggtgtgagatggatgaaaaagaagaattctggagtgagttggacgacatggtggagagggtacccaaggaggagagagtggtgattggagcggacttcaatggacatgttggtgaagggaacagaggtgatgaggaggtgatgggaaggtatggagtcaagaagagaaatgtggaaggacagatggtggtcgattttgcaaaaaggatggaaatggctgtggtgaatacatatttcatgaagagggaggaacacagggtgacgtacaagagtggaggaaagtgcacacaggtggactatatcttatgtagaaggcgccatctaaaagggattggagactgcaaggtggtgacaggggagaacgtagctaggcagcatcggatggtggtctgtaggatgactttggagaccaagaagaggaagcgagtgaagacacagccgaagatcaaatggtggaagtttaagaaggaagactgttgtgtggagttcaggcaggagttaagacaggcactgggtggtagtgaagagttgccagatggctggacaaccactgcagaaatagtgagggagacagctaggaaggtacttggtgtgtcttcaggacagaggaaggaagacaaggagacttggtggtggaatgaggaagtacagcaaattatacagaggaaaaggttggcaaagaagaagtgggatagtaagagcgatgaagaaagtagacaggagtacaaggagttgcagggtaaagcaaagagagaggtggcaaaggcaaaggaaaaggcatatggtgagttgtatgacagattagacactaaggaaggagaaaaggacttgtaccgattggctagacagagggaccaagctgcaaaggatgtgcagcaagttagggcgatcaaggatagagatggaaatgtgctgacaagcgaggagagtgtgctaagaaggtggaaggaatactttgaggggttgatgaatgaagaaaatgagagagagagaaggttggatgatgtagggatagtgaatcaggaagttcagcggattagcaaggaggaagtgagggcagctatgaagaggatgaagagtggaaaggcagttggtcctgatgacatacctgtggaggcatggagatgtttaggagagatggcagtggagtttttaactagattgtttaacacaatcctggaaagtgagaggatgcctgaggagtggagaagaagcatactggtaccgattttcaagaacaagggcgatgtgcagaactgtaacaactacagaggtataaagttgatcagccacagcatgaagatatgggaaagagtaatagaagctaggttaagaggagaggtgatgatcagcgagcagcagtttgggttcatgccacgaaagagcaccacagatgcgatgtttgctttgagaatgttgattgagaagtatagagaaggccagaaagagttgcattgtgtctttgtagatttagagaaagcttatgacagagtgccgagagaggaggtgtggtattgtatgaggaagtcaggagttgcagagaagtatgtaggagtggtgcaggatacgtatgagggaagtgtgacaatggtgaggtgtgcggttggaatgacagatgggttcaaggtggaggtgggattacatcaaggatcggctctgagccctttcttgtttgcaatggtgatggacaggttgacggacaagatcaggcaggagtctccatggacgatgatgttcgcggatgacattgtgatctgtagcgagagtagagtgcaggttgaggagagcctggagaggtggaggtatgcactggagagaagaggaatgaaagtcagtaggagcaagacagaatacctatgcgtgaatgagagagaggacagtggaatggtcaggatgcaaggagtagaggtgacaaaggcatttgagtttaaatacttggggtcaactgtccaaagtaacggggagtgcagtagagaggtgaaaaagagagtgcaggcaggttggagtgggtggaaaagtgtgtcaggagtgatttgtgatagaagggtaccagcaagagttaaagggaaggtttacacgatggaagtgaggccagctatgttatatggtttggagacagtggcactgacgaaaagacaggaggcggagctggaggtgacagagtagaagatgctaagattttcactgggagtaatgaagaaggacaggattaggaacgattatattagagggaccgctcaggttggacggtttggagacaaagcaagagaggcaagattgagatggcttggacatgtgtggaggagagatgctgggtatattgggagaaggatgctgaatatcgagctgccagggaagaggagaagaggaaggccaaagaggaggtttatggatgtggtgagggaagacatgcaggtggctggtgtgacagaggaagacgcagaagacaggaagaaatggaaatggatgatccgctgtggcgacccctaacgggagcagccgaaagtagtagtagtagtagtagtagttattaaTTGAGTGCTGAGTCCTCAGTCGGAGcaccggagaagaggagatacACCTGGTGGAGTTCTGTACTCTGCTGAATATATTCTTCTGCTTTTCTATATTTGATACTTGGGTCCCCTACTTTATCTTAAATTGTTAATGATGCTAGCCACATTTCTATTTTTGGATGAAGACGGaattttttaatgaaaaaaaaaatcaaggttgACAAAACAAATCATATTGTCTTAATGAAGACCTTTCCTTCAGGCTAATTCAGAAAGTTAAAGGTCTTCATGGGCTAATAAGGCAAAGATTTGTAAGGATGGCCAATACCAAAAATTTGAAGAAAGTAGTAATCTAGTACTGACTTTTTGTTTTGGGATGTTTTAACAATTATATCTATTTAGGCTTGCGTGAAAAGGACAATTAGTTTTGGCGTTTCTACTCATCAAATCATTGTACTCACTTTAATTCTCCTttttcaactgtgtgtgtgtgtgtgtgtgtgtgtgtgtgtgtgtgtgtgtgtgtgtgtgtgtgtgtgtgtgtgtgtgtgtgtgtgtgtgtgtgtgtgttacactgcCTGTGGGTTCATGCTAAATCTATCTATTGCATTATTCAGCAATtgggcctgcacacacacacacacaaaaacaaatttaATCGGTCAGCCAGCCAAGTCAGATAGGTTATTAATTAACTTAAGTTTTATTGTGCCTCATTGTTCTTTTCGGTCGCTTGCTGTAGCTGCGAGTGCTGAGCCACCTGCTGTGTGGGGGGCCGTTTGTAAACTTGAATAGGAACATTTTCACAGGCACCCCATACTGCTGGATGTTGGGTCTGGTATTAGCTGTGAAGTGGAGGAGATAGGAGATGAGTGCCTGACAGGACGCTGGCAATGTCAGGTCATCTGGATATACCACAGGTCTGCGCTGGGCCTCTATTAATCTGGCAGGGCTGGAGTCATCATGAGGCATGCGTCCTGCGACCATGATGTACAGAATAATGCCCAGGCTCCATATGTCATATTTTTTGGGATCGTATGGAATGCTGTTCACGACCTCTGgtggggcatagggcagggaacTGCAGTACATGGTGCTAACATCAGGGTATCCCATTGAAAACCTCCTAAAACTGAAGTTGTCGATTTTCACTCGGCTGTCTGACATTATCAGTATATTCTCACACTTGAGGTCTCGTTGGACAATGTTGTTTTGGTGGAGGTAGTTGACTGCGCTAACAATTAGGTGAAAATGGTCCTGGACTGGTCCACTGACATCCTTCTGACCTCACTGATCCTCTGCAGGAGGTCAGTTGCCGCCGGCTCCATCACAATGTAGACTATTCCATTATGGCTCTCTAATATTTcaaacacatgaacaatattTTCGTGACTGACTATGTTATAAAGTTCCAGGTCCCTGGGTAGAAACCTGGTGAAAAAGTCTTGAGATGCTAAGCTACGATTCACAATTTTGATAGCCACCTCAGAGCCATGTGTCTGTGAGCTGGCCAGTTTGACTTTCGAAAAACGTCCTTCGCCATTCACTCTCATAATCCTGTACCCCTTCTGACGCAACTCCTTTGGGTTGTAAATTTTTGCAGGTTGTATTCTGGGCTGAGGCCCTTATTCTTCAAAATGTCCCAAGTGCATCAAGATCTATTTAAGGGGCTACAGTAAGGCCCAGGATGTTTCTTTGACCAAGATGAAGGATGGTCTGATGGTGTGAATGCATCTGATGTGTAGATAGATCTTCACTTCATTGGAATCACGTCATTATTTGCTCATAAAAGAAATGACAGACTCCCATTATGTCACAAACCATGCCTTGTTCTACTGTAAATCATGTTCTAAATTAGAATTCTTCTGTTTGGCATTAGTGTTGGATTGGCCTGGTTTACGCTGCCCAACTACAAGCTGCAATGGCATCTGAAGACCACCTGGTGGCAGGGTGCACCAACAGTCGCTCAAGCCTTACACCGGTATCTGTCTACAGCGTCCACAATCACCTATGGTTCCTTGTGACAGCCCAGTGAGAGGTACAAACATAACATTTGTTTCAGTGGTCTTAGAAAATCTGCGGTGAGTGCAATTGCATTGCTTTGCAACCATTCACTGAAAATATTAGGAATGCCATGGTGGCAAATACCGTACCAGTCATTCACTCTCTGAATAATTGGGCCTCCTAGATGCTTcctggagaggggggggggtgagagagagagagagagagagagagagagagagagagagagagagagagagagagagagatatagttgttattgttgttttattgtttctttgttgattggtgtggtgtggtgttgtgttgatgttcactgttggtgttgttgtgtactgTCCAGATTGCTCTTTGATgccttggcaacattgtttttaaaactttcatgccaataaagccctttgaattgaattgaattgaggggAGGCGGGGTAGAGAGggtgggggtgagagagagagaaagaaagagtgagagcgCTCTATGGAAAAATAGGGGCAATCGTTTGTCACTGTGACCCAGTTAAAAGCTTCATCTCTTGGGAGCATCTGGCTTTGCCTGTGGTACATAAGTATCATTCTAtagctatagtgtgtgtgtgtgtgtgtgtgtgtgcgcgcgcgtgcacgcgtgtgtgctTGCGTGCATGGGCAAATGTGTGTGCCTTTATGTAATACATATAATTTTTTTAAGGGTGTCTTTATATGCAGTAGAATTATTTTTTCATTAAATATTTTCCTCAGCTGCACTTACTTACACAACATCAGTCTCCAATTGTCAAATTCCACTTCTGTTAAGTGTTGCCCCATTCATGTTTCTCTGTCCTTAAAGCTTGGTTTTGCAAATTGCTACTAGATGTCCATTCTGGTGCTGCTGGATCATTACCTCAGTTTCGGCAAAGCGGTACACTCACTTGCCCATTAGATGAAAGGTTTTGCTGTTGTGCATTTGCAATGTTGTGAACTGTCAAGTGTTTCCTCACTCCAGTGCTTGCTCCAGATTCCACATCAAGAGATACAGTtgtctgcttgtgtgtttgtgtgcatctgtgtctatgtgttgtgcatatatatgcgtgtgtgtgtgtgtgtgcatatttgtgtgtttggggagggggggcttaCAGCTGATTGAGTGCCAATGATCATGGGTGCCTGAGCCTATCAGCGGGCTCGCACCGCATCACCCCGCTTCTTAATTGGCTGGCTTCTACCGATGAGCGCTGCTGATACACAGAGCGAGCTGGTTTTATCAGAGAAGGAGCCAGGcagtggagagagcgagagagagagagagaaagagagcgagagagacagagagagcaagagagagagagagagagcaagagagagagagaaattcagAGGCAAGTAGTGAGTGGTAGGTGGTCATTAAGAGTCTGAACCAAtagaggcggagagagagagagagagagagagagagagagagagagtcagagtcagagtgataggagagagagagagaacccttTATGTTCCCAGGCTATTCTAAAGCAGATAGACCGTACATTTATTTGgttagcgagcgagcgagagaggcagTGTTCTCTTTGAAGTAGCCTCGCTCACACCTCGCCGTTTGCTGAATCCTGCTGGCTGAAAACAGACGGACAAAATGAATCACAGCTCAACTGAAGCAGAGGCTGAGACCACTGAACCGCTGCGCTATCTCAGGTAGGCACCTGACCAGAATAGGGTGAGAAAATCGTTCCGACGCATCGTGTTCCTGTTGAATTACTATTTTCTGCCAGTCTGTTCTCTTCTGGTTTAGGAATCAGACCAACTTAGAGACCAATATACAGACTGTGGCCAAAaacaagagggaaagaaagagagggagatagagtgagagagagatgcaggTAGATCTCTCCTTGTGGTGGGTTTTGGTCAGCCAAGAAAAGGCACTCGGTCACCACAGAGCATGTTTAACTTATGGCGTACAGTATATAGTACAGCACAGATGAACTTGTTCCTTTCATGCGGAGCGAGGATAGAGAAATGAGGGCTGTATCTAAGCTTTGAAAGACATTTCATTCCTTTTTAAtgttcttccctttttctcccaatttggctTGCCAAGCCACTTATTCTCCTAAGGTCGTGCCATTTGTGATTTGGGTGGGAAGGGTGTAGATAATAACCATTCACTTGCAGAGGAGTCGCctgatgcttcttttcacctgcctggCTTCAGGTTTCTCAGGGGTAACATAACACATGTGGAGGCTCACGCTGTTTCCTCCCAGACTCCACCTGCAGCTGTACGGGCACCTCATCACCTGTTGCAGTTGCCATTTGCAGAAACATTATCAACTATGTGCCGAGCCGGACATCTGATACAGTAGCAAAGACCCGATGACAGTATGTGGTTTGACCCTAACAGGTTGTGATttcataaagtgtgtgtgtgtgtgtgtgtgtgtgtgtgtgtgtgtgtgtgtgtgtgtttgaaatttTTTAATAGTAAACGTAAAACACAACTTGTACATAGCGCAAAGGGACCGAGTCCTTCCAAATGCAATGAGTtactttaattttcttttttttcgttGTTTGTTTCATTTaaataatgccccttttccactacagggtaccggctcaacttgacttttttgttttgttgtactgATTGTGATATCTATATCTGTGTACTTGGCCTGTCATGTCACTGCTGTTCCTTGTTTTTgcctctctttttttattttactccCCATCCCCTTCCCTTAGGGGACACTTACCCCCAACATAGGCTGTTATTGTAAATAAGAGTTTGCTCTTAATTAACTTGCCTATTACAATAaaggttgatgatgatgatgatgatgacttgactttttccattttccattactggaaagtaccggcattttggtaactgctaccacttttctggtaccacctttgtcgaggttccaaaaaaaactggagcgggtaccaaaatcaatgcagaccagcgacACTGAGGCGGtgctgttacagtaatggaaaacgacactgcgagTCAAGTTGAGTCGAGTCGAGTATAGCGGGTACcatgtcgtggaaaaggggcataacttTACCATCATGTCACATTTGATATGCACACTGTGGGTGGTCGGTGGCGTTCTTAAAAGCCGTGTATGGATCAAGGCTAAGGGAACTCGACGAACATGTGGCCTAAATGGCGTCGTCTGTATTATTATCAGAGCTTTAGTGTCACAGTATTGGGACTGAGTGAGCACCAACAGTGAACATCTAGTATTTCTGCTTTACTGCTATCTACACTGTAGGCTGTTGCTACATAAATCACAGAGATGGGGGATAAGTTTTGTCCAAACCAGGGATGAAAATAATACTCTGAGGCGTGGATCCCCGCCACCTCCACCCTGGCAAACTGCCACCTGGATGTTAGAATTTCTTTGCATTCTTATCTTTTACATGTTTCCATGCCCTTTTCTCCTCTGGCTACACCACAGATTGAATTACAGATATGGGCTGTGTTATTGAATCAACAAGACCATTTTTAATTTGGTATTTCAGATCCCAGGTTGCTGACTACTGCAGGCCTAATCTGATTTAGTTTGTTGTAAATCAGATGTTTAATCATTTTGTTATGCAAGTGTGGGCCGCTGTGGCTCCACAACATCCACAGTCACTCTCtcacagagggaggaaaggaaggaCTCGGGTGGGgcctggtggtgtgtgtgtttgcgtgtgcgtgtgtgtgtgtgtgtgtgtgtgtgtgtgtgtgtccaaatatatgtagcattttttttctattacacacacacacacacacacacacacatatccaacaccCTCTAGACAGCAATGGGTGTAAAATTATATAGTTTTGGTGGCTGTATGATGGGAAGATCATGGGTTTTTCTGTCCTCTCTTGTTTCTGTCCTTTATCCCAACAAGGTTGTTCTGTCACTTGCAAGGAAGGAAGGTTGATGGGTAATCCTTGCATGCATGTTAACTAAAAGGATATGCGTAGAATGTAAGAAAGCCTTGTTCCCTCTATCGGCTGGTTATTTCAATTTATGACAAAAAATTTTGAGCTCCTTTTATGTGACAGCTTTGGTATGGTATTATGCATATACGCACCAAAATATATGCGCATATGTCGCCATAATTTACATTAGTTATTTCTGTGAGAATCTCAAGACACGCCCCGTTTTGTCACCGGTTAAACAAGTAATTGTACCCTGACACTCCAAGTTGGTCGTTTTAACCGTGCCCATCCTTCGACACCCATCTATTTCATTGTCTCTGTGATAGTGCCATGGCAGTAGCAGGGGAAGAACCCATGCATTAAATCTATTCCCGTTGCCGATTTTTGTGCACCTCTCCGTACACTATGTAATTACTGTCATTACAGAACCTGTTTTTGCATTCCTTCCCATGTGCCCTCCGTGTCTGTGCCGCCGACGCCTGGGAGATAAACCATCACCCGAGAGGCCTCACCCCCGTCTCCAGTGCCTATGATCTCCACAGCTTGATTGAGGCCGGCTATTAAATAGCATCACCCTGCTAGTCAGTTAAGGCCCATAGCTACATGCACATTCCACTGGGATAACAGATCATGGAACAtctaccatcaccatcatcaccatcatcacatcagtgtgtatgtaagtgtgtttgtgtgtgtgtacacacgtacACCTATACCCTCTATGTGTGTGATTTCTTCAAATAATTACCCAgtttatgcattttttttaagTCTTAACTCGCTCCATAATCAGTTCATGTATATATTATTCATCCATGATTTGTGTCTGTCAACCAGTTTCCCATTGGCTATGCAATTGTCATAGCAACTGCTTTAAGCAAGAGTTTGGTGGGGGATTGTGCGAACAAGGACAGATTAGATGAGGGTAAACCTCATCTTGCACTATGGGCTGAATGAGTTGGAAAGCGCATTTGCTTATGCTTAACAACCATCGGAGAAGGCTGCACAGTGATCTGATATGATTATGCAGAACTTATAAGTTTTGCATATGGCAGAGGCAAGCAGACGCCTATAAGTAAAATACTCTCTGTGCATCAGGTGAGCCCCGGTGGCTCAGGTTGATGATGCGTACACCGTGTGCCTGTGACTGCTGTAGGTTCCACGCTCATTCAATGCATCGCTTTCTGTAAATACTCGCCGACCGTTTAGACTTAAAGATCAACCACACTCCTGTCAATATCAGAATAGGAGCACCATGCTGTTTATGTACAATGTCAAGATGAACGGTTGGATCAGAGCACTGAACTTGTCACTGCTCTGGAGATTGGAAACGGACATGAGCGGGATGTGTGTCTGCCTGACCTAATGTCCTATCacatcaagattcaagattctttatttgttacgtctcattataaaagtataagagagcAAAATTCTCGAGTTTTGGCTCCTCAACAcggcagcaacaatagtaattaaataacaacaaaacagaacaaaaaagcagtaataataataggtAGGTAGTAGGTAGgtaggtctttatttcaaacacagcaaacaagcaagcgttacatgtttgaaaaggagcaggaggaagtttctaCTTATACTATCCTGCCCCCTGTCTGATGCTCAATCTATACAATCTCATtaata
Coding sequences:
- the tssk6 gene encoding LOW QUALITY PROTEIN: testis-specific serine/threonine-protein kinase 6 (The sequence of the model RefSeq protein was modified relative to this genomic sequence to represent the inferred CDS: inserted 1 base in 1 codon), which encodes MIIGTQSAELRQKGYRIMRVNGEGRFSKVKLASSQTHGSEVAIKIVNRSLASQDFFTRFLPRDLELYNIVSHENIVHVFEILESHNGIVYIVMEPAATDLLQRISEVRRMSVDQSRTIFTXIVSAVNYLHQNNIVQRDLKCENILIMSDSRVKIDNFSFRRFSMGYPDVSTMYCSSLPYAPPEVVNSIPYDPKKYDIWSLGIILYIMVAGRMPHDDSSPARLIEAQRRPVVYPDDLTLPASCQALISYLLHFTANTRPNIQQYGVPVKMFLFKFTNGPPHSRWLSTRSYSKRPKRTMRHNKT